The genome window CTAGAGAGCAAGCTATTGAAAGAGCTCGACATGGACTCAACATTCTCAGATCTGAGAAAACACACTACCAAGTGTGATATGTTAGGGTTCCACGCAAGGCAGCGGCAAAGCAACAGAGACTGCTTGGTCCTGATTTCTCAAAATTAGGACAAGGGGAGTATCTCTAGCCCAAGATTCTCAGATCTGAGAGCTCATACCTTTTGACGAAACCTGAACGAACCAGATCCTCAAAAGTGAGGGGAGTGGAGGGTGTGAGAGCTCGAGAGCGATAGGAGACGGGGGAGGGAGAGCTCGAGGGCGAGAggagatgggggagggagagCTCGAGGGCGAGAGGAGATGGGGGAGGGAGAACTCATACCTTTTGACGAAACCTTAAGGAACCAGATCCTCAACAGCGAGGGGAGTCGAGGGTGCGAGAGCTCGAGGGCGAGAGGAGCCGGGGGAGGGAGAGCTCGGGGGGCGAGAGGAGCCGGGGGAGTGAGAGCTCAGGGGCGAGAGGAGCTCGAGGGCGAGAGGAGacggggagggagagaggagatgaAAACCCTAGCGTGTGCGCGAATGGAGCTAAGAGCGTGTGCGCGAATGGCCCAGCGCATCCTGGCTGTCCAGGAACACAGATTTCCACCGTATCCCGCGGGCCTGGATTGAGACCGATATTTGCACGAGCGTGGCCTGGCCCAAAACCAAATACAGTCAACCAAACATGTACACTCATTTTATTTTTGCATCTGATGGGCCATGCACACACGGACGCACCCAACCAAACAGATGGTATATCATTTGATAGATGCACCAATGGCCGAGCTAACGACGATTAAGTAGTGTTTGTTGCTCGTAGAACATACGGGTTGCAACGAGTTTAACATTCAATCAGATTGTTCGGAGGTGGTGGAAAGATACATGGGCATCTCGTCCAGTGGCGGACCGGATGTGCTAGAAAAAAAAACAAGGTTATCAAGACTTGAACTGTGACTGTTAAAAGTTGAAGACATAATACTTACATCGCTGAACTAACTACACTTCTATTTCTTAGGGTGTGTCGTGGACTATATGGAGCATTGGTCCACCCCTAATCTCGTCGTCAGTCGGGCACAAGTATAAAAATTATATCTGGCTAGAATTTTAGATGGTGTTTaattgcactagagctaatagttagttgactaaaaaattattagtaaaattagctagctaacaaatatttAACTATCTATTAGTTAGACTGTTTAGATGTATTTAACTAATTTTagcaagagcatctccaacaacaaaTCCTAAAATAGAGTCCAAAAATTGAAATAGATCTAGAATGTTTAGGGTCTCAAAAGAAATAATACAATCCAACGTTAAATAATGTTATTTAGGGAACAAATGATTGGAGATTAAGTGGAAATGAGTATAGAGCTCTAATATATGGATACTATATTTAAAACTCGAGAGACCGAACTTTATAATCTTTGCTGAAATTTTAGAAAATAGAGCCATGTTGGAAGAGTGTTTGATAATTTTGATTCCTATATTtaaactaggtatgtgcccgtgcgttgccacggagCAGGGGGCATGGAGAGGGCGCCTAGACTGCAAATATAATTATTATTTACTTTTAAACAATAAAGTACATGTGGTATATATCCCATCTTTACATTCGCAGCAAGACCTATGAGTCTAAGCTTAACTGCTTTATATACGCAAAGCATATTTAGTCTTGAACCCTTTATTTCTATATAAGCTCTAAATTAATTGATCGATGGAGAGATGATTTAATTAATTGCGTGGACGACCGCTATGCTATGCTATGCGTCCTGAGGCTGCCCTTCTCGCCGCCGTCGCCCGCCAAGCACATCTGGGCGGCGCGCGCCAGGCGCCACGGCCCACCGCGGCCTGCGCGTTCTGGTGGTGTCTTGGTGGGGCCAGCGTGTCAGTGAGAGATGAGCGGGGGTATGGCCACGCCAGGACGCCCACGGTCCATTCTTAATTAGTAGTAGGATAGGGCCATGTTTAGAGCTCTCTCTCTCGGAGATGTGAACTATTAGCTCTAAACACCCCCTTAATCTGTAACTATCTAGAGCACCGTGTGATCTGAAGGGTAAGCAGGTGGCGTATGAAGTAGCAACTAGCAAGGGTAGCTTTGGATATTCCAGACATTTATGTACTTGAGTGAATAAATTCTCTAGAAAAGTTTGATCTACGATGTAACTTTACTACAAATCAATGAAAACGTCACAAGAATTAAAAAAACATGTATATGGATTCGTGTTCAAATATAAAAAGCTTCCCAAGTTACATGTCGATCCAATAAATTTATGTTATTTCGATGCGTCGAGCACGCGATAGCTAATAACAGATCCAGTAGAATAAGTGGCAGATGAGATCCGAGCCCACTGTTATTACAATAATAAACTTTTTTTGAGACTTTTTATATAATAATTTACCCtttaacctgttgatcttgaacgttgaacctgttgatcttgaagtGACCGAGTTCCACGCCGGCCTCCACTGCAGTCCTCGCCTCGCCGTCGATGGCCATCTCAGCTAGGAGCCTCCCCACCGCCGGCCCCATCTTGAAGCCGTGCCCAGAGAACCCAGCCCCGACCACCATGTCCTCCCCGAATTCCCCACCCAGCCAGTCGATCACGAAATCCTTATCTGGCGTCATGGAACATATGCATGACTGCCGGACGACTGGCGCGCCGGCGGAGTCCACGTGGCCCGGCATGAACTCCTGGATCCACCTAGCCACCCGCTCGGTGATTTCTCTGTCGCCGGATGCCCAGTCGCGGTTATCCGGGTCGCACGGCGGCCCGCCGTCGCAGCTGATCTTGATCAGGCCCGGGAGCTCAAGCGAAGGCGTGCCGTAAACGGGCGTGTCGCCGTAGCTGGAAAAAGTCGGGAAGCCAGCCTTGGCCATCAGGCCGCGCTCGCGACCGGGCTTGATGCGCCAGTACAGGGTCAGCGTGTGCAGCGGCTGGATGGGGATCTCGACGCCGGCCACGGACCTCAGTAGCTTGCTTGTCCAGGCGCCCACCGTCACGACGCACTTGGCGCCGCGGAACTCCTCGCCGGAGCTCGTCTTCACCACGACGCCTCCCTCCGGCTCCTTCCTGATGTCCACGACCTCGGCGTTGTCCCTGACCACGGCGCCCATCTTGACGGCGAGCGCCTGGAACATGGCCACCGACTTGGTCGCATTCAGCACGCCGCCGCCGTGCTCACTCACCGCGGTCAACCACCCTTCCGGTGCCTGGAACGCGCCTCCCCACATCTGGCTTAGATCCACCTCCTCTGCGCCAGCGCTCTTGACGGCAGCGAGGAGCGCGGCGTTGCCGCGCGGTCCCATGGAGAGGTGCGGGGCAGGGGTGAGCACGCGGTACCCggactccgcctccgcctccgcccaCAGGCGGCGGGCGAGGCGCACCATGGGCGGGTACTGTGCCTTCACATAGGCGTCGCGGATGATGCGGGAGTCGCCGTGCGAGGAGCCGAGCTGGTGGAGCAGGTCGAAGCGCTCCAGGAGCAGGGTGTGCGCCCCGCGGGACGCGGCCGCGTGCGCCGCGCAGCTTCCCATGATGCCCGCGCCCACGACGATGACATCGTAGCGGAGGCGGAGCCCCGTAGCAGCGGCGGCGTCATTAGCTGCTCCGGAGGCAGCCATGAACACGAGGCGGACGGCACTCGACACTGCGATTCTGTGGCCTTATTATCAAGAGCAAATGTAATGTGTGTGAGGGAGAGAGTTAAATCAGTTCAGTAAAAACAGACTAGTCTGTTGTCtatgcgttgcgacggctcacaacaatactaTGTAAATTATGCAGCAAAAGTATCTCAAGATTTTTTTATTAATTGTCTTTGTTTTCCGtataatttttttattttactaACTGAGTCGACATCGTGGTAAAGAAAATGTCATATAGACAAACGATGTCGAGCCATCGAATGgataccataggcagcaaattaGGGACCACATCCCTCGCCTCCCCGCTTTCAAtgtttcgtagagcaggaaggAAAGTGAAGAGGCAGTTATATATGTTCATTGCCGGAGAAGAACACGACGAAGACCTAGACATCTCGAGGCGACATAGATAGCATATCGCTAGATACATGCAGGGAGAGAGTACGCAAACGGAGAAAAAAGCtcagccggagcagctccaaaccaagaggcacccgcaccagacGTCAGTCCGAAAagagcgagagaatgcgagtgccttccCAGCTCTAGACCCGCTGAGGCGACACAACCCCActaccaactccgtagcatatgccgactacTGCCGCGCTACGagtcttggttgtccaatatctcagatctGGACTCGTCATCGCCAGGATAACCTAAGCATGGCAGGCGCCATTGTGTCCTCCTCGACGGCATACACGAAGAAAAGCCAGGAGCAAGACTGACTCGcccgtacccgcgtcgacgagcgtcaGTCGGCTCAAGACTGCGACCGTGGGCGAgagcagcaggttggggaggaagaatagGGCGAAGGCCAGGAAGACGAACGGAACGTCCGACGACAGTGAAAACGATGGTGCATGTATGCCAAACATCCTCGTGGAGGTGCAATAGCCACTTTGTGAGTCGGTGTCGaggctggtgtcggacgaatacggggaggagacGCCTGCTCCCatgccctctgccgagaatgggtgacgcggaggcggaggcatgaggggagagagaaaagaagcaggatgGCGAACGAGGTAGGGACAACTGAGGCGAGAACCATTATTATCCTGTGGagatatagatggccaaatgagcCGTGTCTAGCGGGCTGgtccgaggcacgacccatttaatagtggttGTGCCAACCCAACACGAGCGTCGTGTCGTGCTTTggccgtagcctcggcccgtagtgctgaccCATCCCGGCATGATTATaatttttattttataaaaaatcgtatatacatatgtacaatttatattcaatattaaaaacacttGACCATGATGTTCTACTGATTAGACGACTTCACTTcgtgtctcccgcccttcttccatcagggtttAGGTTCGAACCCCGCCTCCTGCACCATTTTACGCTAATTTAACCAAATAACCCGACTAGTTTGTAAAAATATGACAcgcgacgaccgttgaaactggttctTTACGCCGGCTACAAGCAGAAGCAACAATGATGATGGGTTATCTGTACGAAAATATATTCTTTTGTTGGTGGTATAGTGGTATAGTGTATATTCGGGGCGTTCGGTCCAGTTTGAAAAGGTCCGACATTATTAAATTTTTGGACAAGCAGATCCATAATTATTACGGGTCGTGCTGGGCTCGTCTATTGACTTAGCTCCTGGTCCGCGGCCCAGCATGTTATTGGTTAAACTTGTTAGACTCATTTTGGGCAGCTCAAAATTGtaaaaagcccgaaattcacagAGAGCCCGAAATTATATCAAAGCTCGAAATTCAAAACACACATACTACCTtcgttcacaaatatatgacatCGTGACTTTTTTTTGAAAACTTTAACCACTCGTGTTATTCAAAATGTTTAttaaaaaatataaaattttaagtcaaGCACGAACTACCTTGAATGATAAAATAAATCacaaaaaataaatgataacttaTTATTTTTTAACATgacgagtggtcaaagttttttaaaaaagtcaacgatgtcatatatttatgaacggagGGATTATCATTCAGTAGATATTAACAATTCAAACTTTGTAATTAAAAAAAATCAAAGAACACGAAACCAATGGGTGGTTGACATCTCATCTCCATGATTAAGCATGCAGCTAGCTAAATTAGAGCGGATGTTTTCTATGATTAGATGCGGATGACCAAATGAATATGAGCCTTTTCATGCCCGTGAATAAGCTATTTTGTGCCTCCATAAACaggtcgtgctcgtgcccgcccgtGGGTCGTGACCTCGGCCAAGCACGGCCAGATGCATAATTTCGGGCCGCCCTGGTCTAAAATTATTTTGGGCCGTGCCGTGCTTTGACCTGCTTTTTTTGCTTCGGGCCCACCCACCAGACCCGTCCAAAATGGTCATGGGTATTAGAGCAAGCATAACAGCAAGTACAAGGTACGTACAACCTATATACTATCACACTGTTCTCTTGGATTACAGTTGTAGCAATCTAAACAATTGGCTTCTATTGCTTCTACAGTATTATGTTCTCCAAACACTAGATACACTTCAGAAACGTGTTCATACAATCTAATGTATCTAATTAAGCTTGTTATCTTATTCACTAAAACTTTCTCAAGGCACGATCCATTTATGTGGGTTGTATGAGTAGAATCGTATTTTAAACTTAGACGCTAGAGACGTTCATTcaccaagatacaccttttgtgttTTTTGCACTTACTCCCTTAGATATCCCTTAAAATACAAGTCATTTAtgtgggttgtacatgccctcTCTTGTGTTTTTTGCACTTACCCGCTTAGATATCCCTTAAGACACAAGTCATTTATGTGGGTTGTATATGTCCTAATAAAGTGATCTAGGTGGACTGTAAAAAATGTAATGTTAAATATATGGTGACGTGAAACAAAGAGAATTGGAGAGAGAAATAAAGTGGGCTACACACTAATGGCCGGCTAAAAGTGAAATGTTCACGTACTCCAAGACACATTGTGAGAGGAAGATATGAAGCAAGTATTAAATGTACAACTCATATCATGTGAGGGTTATTATATGAGTAGACTTTTAGTTAGCTATATGTGACATGATAACATTATTATAAAGCCTGATGTGGGctatattattaaacttgctGTAATAAGGTGACGTCGACGAGCTACAATAGATGCAACGTTGTATTTATGACGGTGTGAAAAAAGAGAAACAGAGAGAGAATGAAAGTGTGCTGCTTACGAACTCAAAGACAGTTTGAGAGGAATAATGAGCCAAGTATTAAATgtataacttgtattatgatagAGTTATTATACAACTAGACTTTTAGTTAGGTATATATGATATGGCAACATCGTAAAACTTGTCGTGTAGTATATTATTAACCTTGCTTTAGATCACAGATTATGATCCTGCTTTAGATCATCAAAAAACCTGTCGTGTATCTCTTTTTGTACTTCAATTTGTTCATGTCAAATTTCCTCTCTTTTGTCGCATGCTAAGATTGGGCTGACCCCTCCTAAACTTTGTAAAATTTAGGGACAGATACTTTTACAGGTTGTCCATTAAAGGGGAGGTAAGTAATAAGTTGAAAAAAGTTTCAAGCGGTGCAATCAAGATAGAAGGCTTAGACAGTGGAGGACGCACAAAATTTGAAGTATGACAAACTTTCTATATGACTATATGTACAAatctgtatgtatgtatgtatgtatatatatatatatatatatatatatatatatatatatatatatatatatatatatatatatatatatatatatatatatatataacaactTAAAGTATTTTGTAGCAAACATTCCATCAACACACCCTCTGAGCATCACGCACATGCCATTTCATCGAACACCCTTCGAGCGTGACACACTTACCTTTCCATCGAAAACCCTTCGAGTGTTATGCACACGCCAATTCATCGAACACCCTTTGAGTGTCACACACGTGCCATTTCATTGAACACCCTCCGAGTGTCTCGCACGCGCTTGCCGCGGCGTAGCCTGACATCAGGATGGTGCTCGTGCACAAGTTCCCATCGCTAATCGCGTTAGCGAGCGACCTGTTGGCGTTGAGCATCTGGTTGTTGTAGTAGGAGAAGATCATGGATGTCCAAACGACGATGTTGCAGAAGGGCATTGTATCGAACACATACCTGACCTCGCGCAAGCCGACTAAGATCCCGAATGTGGCCGGCGACGGTCGGTGGCACTATGGTTTGGCCCTTGGTGGTCGACAAGTGTAGAGGTGTGGTCGCGTGGAGTTGTAACTCAAGGACCAAAGGTCGTTGGTTCGTCGCAGAGCTAACTACATTCGATGGACGACGGTGGATGGGATGGGGCTTGATGCTCAGAGCAGCCGAACGAAGTAGTGGCAGGCTTCAGGCGTGGTCACCTGGAGCGGAGCTAGTCAGCGGTGGCGAAGAAGCTTAGGGTTATCCTCGCGACCAGGCGAGAGATGGTGGAGCATAGGATCTTCTGGTTCTGGGCCGACCCAAGATATTGTGTTCGCCCCTAGGTTTAGGAACAGGGACATATAAGATGCACATGAGTCTTTAATGCACATAGTGCACATATTGAAGTGTGTTCATCTATCTCAGATCCAACGACCTCCCACTCTTACCCATAACAGAGTGGAAATGGTTGAATCTAATAGTGAAGGGTGTTTTTATTTTTCAAAATATACACAATAGCCAAAGATATTAGATTTGTGATGGATGGTCTTGATCTGATATGTGCACCATGTGTACCAACGAAAATAGTTAATGTAATGACTTGTACACAAATGCTCATAATTATACATGCAAAACGATCTAAACATTAGAAAATGAATTCTAGGACAAATATGCACAAATGGCATGAACATCCACGATTCTCATGCTTGCACTAAAAATATAGCCAGTGTTGATCCAACCAGTAATACTACCTGAGAGTTTGAAGCCTTTTTATGCTTGAAAGAAGAAGACAAACGAGGTAAAGTTCAAGTTCCATGACATGGGCGGAATGTGGAAACCTACAGTAAGACGCAGAAGAGAACAAAACAAATTTACAACATTTGCCGGGCGACGTCACACTTCGTTTGTTGGCATTTGCTGTGACATATCCCTCTTTCCCTTTTTCGGGCCTGGTATACATAAAAAAATCTATATGCACTAGAAAAAAGGGGTGAAACCTAACCTGCTGATTCCGACCTATTTTTAGGGCTCGTTCGGTTGAGAGGGAATAGAAGACCAGAACTGTTCCGGCCTGGATTGCTTCTATAATTTGTATAAGTTTTGATCAACAGGAACAATTCTTGGTGCAATCCTGCAGAAACGAACAGGCCCTTAGAGTTTACTTGTTCCGACCCATTCCATCCGGTTCAAATCATAAGATTTATTTTAGTTTTGTTCTAAGTTAAATTActtattttaacttagtcaagttTATAGAAAAACATATTAACAACATAACAGATATGTTTGATATCATATTTATTTAGTATTGTAGATGTCAATAACATTATTAACAAAATATAAGAACAAAACTAAAATAACCTATAATTTATAAGGAATCAATATCACAGTAGAACATGCAATTGCTAATGGATTATATTGGTGGTTTTGGAACTGACAATGATAATGTAATCTGCCGGTTCTTCTTTTTAATCGGTTGTGATAAGCAATGATAGGTAAATGCTTTCATTTGGGATCCTTTAGAAATGTCAAATGTAAAATATAATGCTATCGGGCTCAAATCGTATGGTCGTTTGACAGAAAGCTGAGGTCCTAAGTTCAAACCTCAGCATCGTATAGATCTAATACACATATAGCGAATTTTATGACAAAATAGCTGTTAACTAGAATTACAAGTAATTATGTACATGTAAAAGTTATTACGACAAATACTACCAAAAATATACATGATGCAGCCATTCAAATAAAGACAACCCCCATGTGCCGATGTGCGCCTTCTCCTTCCTCCTGGTTGAGATGCGGTGAACGAAGGCTCGGAGGTGGGAGAGATAACTTGCAACTACTACATCGCATAATTTTGTCGTCGAGCCAACCAGCAAACAACCATggaagtcagaattcttttactGAGGCAAACGTGGTGTCATGTGCATTGTTGGATGTCGAATTGGCCCACCAGCTTGTATGTACGGCTAGAGAGACATTTCGTGTGATTGGATCCCTGCTTCCACGCAGCGAGGCTCGTGTGAGCCTGACCGTCCGCATACGTAAGTTTTCTGGGTATCTACATATGCAGGTAAATAACACTAGTTTGCACCAGTGTATGTGTGCTCAATTTTCAGGATGCAGTCTACCAAACACAAGCCGAGTTATGGTCAATGCATATGAGGAacctgattctcctgcttcgggcAACCAAACAAGAGGATTGCAGATCAATCGGTGTCGATGTTGTGCAGGAGTACTCTGCATTTAACCGTGTACCCTGTACGGTCCACGGGCGCAGGGGTAAGCTGGTGCAGTGAAGACGATGCACGGTCGTCTCGAGGAGGAAGTAGTCGCTCGAGGAACAAGGCCACAACGGTGCCAAGAGGTGACGACGCGGTACCTCAAATCAGTTTTGAGGACGACGCCACGCTGCCAGGCAATTAATCACTGGTGAGCATCATTGCCGCCGGATGTGCTAGTGACTGCAGGAAGCAAATTGTGATGACGTCTATCAGTATCGACTAAACTCTCCGTTTGGTATTAGTACTCCCTCCGTTGATCTAAAATAGTATTCTTTTTAACCCTtactttttatgtctatattcaattgAATGATAAATGTGGACACCTATACAGAATACTGGTCGGTTACCCGtgtgttgcgacggcttacaacaatacccacgtaaactatttaCTAAAAAttttaagattttttattgattgtctccgctctccgtataatattttttgatttggctaactgatgttattgtttactccatataatatgtcttggtacaacacggccaatgaagtgagcgattagaagagagttcacaacgactgactgaatgaacaaagattataaaatgacataattccaccatacagagaccaaataagagaaagtttgtgagctcaagtttctaaaataagtcacatgaactcaaacttataaaaaagatagatcaaaatatagagtgattgctaaagtaagacatcaataaaaactggatgcactgtatataaattatgctacttcgtagcaattactaacgtttaaaaccaacaaataacctttcattttactgttagtgtgacaaatcattgttgctccatccaattcagcaacctcaaacactatggagtccattgcgaaaatgtggtctcagaaacgatctaatgcttgcaagagccaagaatgcCGTGCCGTGCTTAGCCTGTAGCCTCAGCCCGTAGTGCtagcccggcccgacacgattatattttttattttacaaaaaatcgtatatacatatatgcaatttatattcaatattaaaaacatatgagcatgatgttctattggttagacagcttcacctAGTGTCTttcacccttcttccatcaggacatgggtttgaaccccacctcctgcatcGTTTTTAATATTTTgtgctgatttaatcaaatgggccgacgAACTAACAGGCTGGCACAGCACAGTCAGCAGGCCGACATGTTGtgcctgggccagagttgtggctcgcGGGCGTCTGGCCAGTGCcgggccgccgtttggccatctataggcgtgcaacggattaatttgaaatagctatgaggggttatttgtaaaaggaTGACACGAGACGACCGTTGAAGACCCTTTTaacctatgtatatatatatataatatctaTATATGCATATATAATTATAACAAAAAATATTATTAACTAAAATAATAAAAATTTATTTGGCACATTGGATGATCATATAAAGTTTCTTCGAGCATTCTTTGATACAAAGGCATTAAGTATGTCATTGATATTGATAGATACTTTTTCAATCTTGATGACATGATATAACCATATACGTGGATGTAAGCGTAGCTTGGCTCTCATATAACCGTAATTACTCGACAGGAATTAGGGcacgttgggggtcttcttctccgccgaaggtcctcaagacaaaaacaccATCGACAAAGTAATTCTGAAGACCTTCTTTTTccctgccgaaggtcctcaagatgaAGATCTCGTCTGGAAGCAACGATGGCAAGtgccgaagctgccaccagcTTCGGCTCAGACCAAACCgaggaggaaaagactagctagtccctagTGATTTGTGTTACGATTATGAACAAATGTTAAAGGTTATaaatgtatcaatgtaatattaataggtgaacagtatccccgtactgttcacgctggattgtaatcactctcgcgtcagcaccttcgaacaagccgaaggtatcaatgtaatattaacttTGTTAATGTTCATGTGTATATTATGAAATACAAATGTGAATGAACCAATGAATTATATTCATTATCTTTATGTATTCTTATTTATCCatgaaatgatgaaggcatgacattcatgaccttcgtctgatgatcattatattCGAGAGGAGGTAAtgattcggaggacgaaggtccttaatacttaacaattgtgttgtcttgttcttgattcacaacatttgagaacacgtGACCAATAAGGCACTTTGGAAATAGGTAATGGTGTATACCGTATACTAGTAAAGTGTTTGTACAATGCTATGATTTCTACTTACGATtaagtataaaatataaaacataaagACATGTGCGTTCTATTGGCTAAGTGAGTGTAAATGTGGATTTAAAGCCAACAACCATGGTTTGAACCCT of Zea mays cultivar B73 chromosome 8, Zm-B73-REFERENCE-NAM-5.0, whole genome shotgun sequence contains these proteins:
- the LOC103635090 gene encoding probable sarcosine oxidase; the encoded protein is MAASGAANDAAAATGLRLRYDVIVVGAGIMGSCAAHAAASRGAHTLLLERFDLLHQLGSSHGDSRIIRDAYVKAQYPPMVRLARRLWAEAEAESGYRVLTPAPHLSMGPRGNAALLAAVKSAGAEEVDLSQMWGGAFQAPEGWLTAVSEHGGGVLNATKSVAMFQALAVKMGAVVRDNAEVVDIRKEPEGGVVVKTSSGEEFRGAKCVVTVGAWTSKLLRSVAGVEIPIQPLHTLTLYWRIKPGRERGLMAKAGFPTFSSYGDTPVYGTPSLELPGLIKISCDGGPPCDPDNRDWASGDREITERVARWIQEFMPGHVDSAGAPVVRQSCICSMTPDKDFVIDWLGGEFGEDMVVGAGFSGHGFKMGPAVGRLLAEMAIDGEARTAVEAGVELGHFKINRFNVQDQQVKG